From a single Rhodococcus qingshengii JCM 15477 genomic region:
- the hutI gene encoding imidazolonepropionase, which translates to MTTNGSRTTVLTNIGTLVTNDPTLGEGKLGVRHDAAIVFDEGVVAWVGDSADAPAADIGQDIGGRALLPGFVESHSHLVFGGERAEEFAARMAGEKYAAGGIRNTIEATRSATDEQLQANVRRLLDESLRSGSTTVECKTGYGQNTESELRSALIAGQFTDEVTLLAAHVPPPEYAGRVDDYVAMACDEMIPACAPHAKWIDVFCERGAFNREQAHAVLSAGVAAGLIPRVHGNQLGEGPGVQLAVEMGAASVDHVTYVTAEDIDALAQSSTVATLLPGADFSTRNKYPDARALLDAGVTVALGADCNPGTCYTTSLPFCIAIAVRDMHMTPAEAVWAATAGGARALQRTDVGTLSLGTRADAIALDAPSYLHLAYRPGVPLVREVWKNGALATSY; encoded by the coding sequence TTGACCACGAATGGTTCTCGAACCACCGTTCTGACCAACATCGGAACCCTCGTCACCAATGACCCGACTCTGGGTGAGGGCAAACTCGGCGTACGACACGACGCGGCAATCGTTTTCGACGAGGGCGTTGTTGCTTGGGTCGGCGATTCCGCCGACGCCCCGGCTGCCGATATCGGTCAGGATATCGGCGGTCGGGCCCTGCTCCCCGGATTCGTGGAGAGTCACTCGCACCTGGTGTTCGGTGGCGAGCGGGCCGAGGAATTCGCAGCTCGCATGGCGGGCGAGAAGTACGCGGCGGGCGGTATTCGCAACACCATCGAAGCGACGCGCTCGGCCACCGACGAACAATTGCAGGCCAATGTTCGACGCCTACTCGACGAATCCCTGCGCTCGGGCAGCACAACCGTCGAATGCAAGACCGGATACGGGCAGAACACCGAGAGCGAACTACGCAGCGCACTGATCGCCGGACAGTTCACCGACGAGGTCACACTGCTGGCCGCCCACGTTCCACCACCCGAATATGCCGGTCGCGTCGATGACTACGTCGCCATGGCGTGCGACGAGATGATCCCTGCCTGTGCGCCACACGCGAAGTGGATCGATGTCTTCTGCGAGCGAGGCGCGTTCAACCGCGAACAGGCACATGCAGTCCTGAGCGCAGGCGTCGCCGCCGGACTGATCCCCCGCGTCCACGGCAATCAACTCGGCGAAGGGCCAGGAGTTCAACTCGCCGTCGAGATGGGAGCCGCATCCGTCGATCACGTCACCTACGTCACCGCCGAGGACATCGACGCCCTGGCTCAGAGTTCCACCGTCGCAACACTGTTGCCAGGTGCCGACTTCTCCACCCGCAACAAGTACCCCGACGCCCGCGCACTGCTGGACGCCGGCGTCACAGTAGCTCTCGGCGCCGACTGCAATCCCGGCACCTGCTACACCACCAGCCTCCCGTTCTGCATAGCAATTGCGGTGCGAGACATGCACATGACACCCGCCGAGGCAGTCTGGGCAGCCACTGCAGGAGGCGCCCGGGCGCTGCAGCGCACCGACGTCGGAACCCTTTCTCTCGGAACACGTGCCGACGCCATCGCGCTCGATGCACCGTCGTACCTCCACCTCGCCTACCGCCCGGGCGTGCCACTGGTGCGCGAGGTCTGGAAAAACGGCGCACTCGCCACAAGCTACTGA
- a CDS encoding TetR/AcrR family transcriptional regulator produces the protein MPRIDAPTVVEHRAAQRRALLDAAHALLSEAPDRPPGLGEVAAKAGLARSSAYHYFRSREDLLSAVVEDMFPRWNDKIVEAMAGADDPVWAYVEANLQLVADGEHAIVGALATLTPQMFRDSRIMEMHDSLVLPLVEALRLRGVSDPKLTAKLINSLVHTGTELIESGCSMDEVRSAVREVLA, from the coding sequence GTGCCGAGGATCGATGCGCCCACTGTGGTCGAGCATCGTGCTGCTCAGCGCCGTGCCCTCCTCGACGCTGCACACGCTCTTCTGTCCGAGGCCCCGGACCGGCCGCCGGGGCTCGGTGAGGTGGCAGCGAAGGCAGGGCTCGCCAGGTCGAGTGCCTACCACTACTTCCGGTCCCGGGAAGATCTCCTCAGTGCCGTCGTCGAAGACATGTTCCCGCGCTGGAACGACAAGATCGTCGAGGCGATGGCAGGCGCAGACGATCCGGTATGGGCGTACGTCGAGGCAAACCTCCAACTGGTTGCCGACGGGGAGCATGCGATAGTCGGAGCGCTGGCGACGCTGACCCCGCAAATGTTTCGAGATTCGCGGATCATGGAAATGCACGACAGTCTTGTGCTTCCTCTGGTCGAGGCCCTCCGTCTCCGTGGCGTGTCGGACCCGAAGCTCACCGCCAAGTTGATCAACTCGCTGGTGCATACGGGTACTGAACTGATCGAATCCGGTTGCAGCATGGACGAAGTCAGGTCCGCCGTGCGTGAGGTCCTCGCGTGA
- a CDS encoding ABC transporter ATP-binding protein, protein MTTVEKTTTGLVLTAVSLRFGDGDSTVLALDNVNLEVSCGELVAIVGPSGAGKSSLLAVAGGLGRPSSGTIVIDGVDVSAMPARALAKLRRDKVGFVFQSGNLIPALTARDQLRLIPKLTGRPGRDPEELLDSVGMSHRADRRPGQLSGGERQRVGIARALMSNPSLLLVDEPTAALDRKRSHEVVELLSRETHEAGVATIMVTHDHDVLGHCDRILEMVDGRLRQSE, encoded by the coding sequence ATGACCACAGTCGAAAAGACCACAACCGGATTGGTATTGACCGCTGTCAGTCTTCGATTCGGTGACGGTGACTCCACCGTGCTCGCCCTCGACAACGTGAACCTGGAGGTCTCGTGCGGCGAACTTGTCGCGATCGTCGGACCGTCAGGCGCTGGAAAGTCGAGCTTGCTCGCTGTGGCCGGCGGACTCGGTCGGCCGTCGAGTGGAACGATTGTCATCGACGGCGTGGACGTGTCGGCGATGCCGGCCCGTGCTCTCGCCAAACTTCGACGAGACAAGGTCGGCTTCGTCTTTCAGTCCGGCAACCTGATTCCAGCGCTGACGGCGCGCGATCAGCTTCGGCTGATTCCCAAGCTCACGGGGCGGCCGGGTCGCGATCCCGAGGAGTTGCTCGACTCGGTCGGTATGAGTCACCGTGCAGATCGTCGACCCGGTCAACTCTCCGGCGGTGAACGCCAGCGCGTCGGTATCGCTCGGGCATTGATGAGCAATCCCTCGCTACTGCTCGTCGACGAGCCGACGGCTGCTCTCGACCGCAAACGCAGCCATGAGGTGGTCGAACTGCTCTCGCGCGAAACTCACGAGGCAGGCGTCGCTACGATCATGGTGACCCACGATCACGACGTGCTCGGGCACTGCGACCGCATCCTCGAAATGGTTGACGGTCGGTTGCGTCAGAGCGAGTAA
- a CDS encoding ABC transporter permease, giving the protein MFLALRELWFARNRFLLMGAVVALISILMVILSGLSSGLVNDGVSALQRTPIQAFAFAPDTKADSAFSRSVVTEEQAQAWRMQPDVQDAELFGNMIVNAKTRSGTPVDLTLFGIEPGSFLEPVSADGRGLQADTEIIVSSTFRDDGVAIGDTVILDRLGTELTVVGFTEDKRTFGHVDVAYLPLRTWQEVHAGAKIGETANASAYSEASVVAIRGIGGALPDLVSGDAAAGTSAKTLEESFDSSPGFSAEMMTMSMIKAFLYAISALVVGAFFSIWTVQRGRELAVLRAMGASTGFLLRDGMAQALVVLLGSIGLGVLLGLGLGSGLEGGGMPFALESGPVVNGAVLLAVLGLVGAAVAIVRVTRVNPLTALGENR; this is encoded by the coding sequence ATGTTCCTCGCCCTGCGTGAACTGTGGTTTGCGCGAAATCGATTCCTCTTGATGGGTGCCGTGGTTGCCCTCATCTCGATCCTGATGGTGATTCTGTCCGGCCTCTCGTCCGGACTGGTAAATGACGGTGTCTCCGCTTTGCAGCGGACGCCGATTCAGGCGTTTGCCTTCGCACCGGACACCAAAGCCGACTCAGCGTTTTCGCGCTCGGTCGTCACCGAGGAGCAGGCGCAGGCATGGCGTATGCAACCCGATGTCCAAGACGCCGAGCTCTTCGGCAACATGATCGTCAATGCAAAAACTCGCAGTGGCACGCCTGTCGATCTCACGCTCTTCGGCATCGAACCTGGCTCCTTCCTCGAGCCCGTCTCCGCCGACGGGAGGGGGCTGCAAGCCGACACGGAAATCATCGTCAGCTCTACCTTCCGTGACGACGGTGTTGCGATCGGTGACACCGTGATACTCGATCGACTCGGTACGGAGCTGACAGTTGTCGGATTCACCGAAGACAAGCGCACTTTCGGTCACGTCGACGTCGCCTACCTGCCCCTGCGTACTTGGCAGGAGGTTCACGCCGGTGCCAAGATCGGCGAAACCGCCAATGCCAGTGCCTATTCCGAAGCAAGTGTTGTTGCGATTCGGGGCATTGGTGGCGCGTTACCGGATCTCGTGTCGGGTGATGCGGCGGCGGGAACGTCCGCAAAGACGCTCGAGGAATCTTTCGACTCCTCACCAGGGTTCTCCGCGGAAATGATGACTATGTCGATGATCAAGGCGTTTCTGTACGCGATTTCGGCCCTGGTGGTCGGTGCATTCTTCAGTATCTGGACGGTTCAGCGCGGTCGTGAACTCGCAGTGCTGCGCGCGATGGGAGCCTCTACCGGCTTCCTGCTTCGTGACGGCATGGCGCAGGCACTGGTAGTGCTGCTTGGTTCCATCGGCCTCGGTGTGTTGCTGGGCTTGGGGCTCGGTTCGGGGCTCGAAGGCGGGGGGATGCCGTTCGCCCTCGAGTCCGGCCCAGTCGTCAACGGCGCAGTGCTCTTGGCGGTACTCGGGCTGGTCGGCGCAGCCGTTGCCATCGTCCGTGTTACCCGTGTCAACCCGCTCACCGCATTGGGAGAAAACCGATGA
- a CDS encoding nitroreductase family deazaflavin-dependent oxidoreductase: MPMPRWWGHVNKRVFNPRAISSGKWPVLTHVGRTSGTTYRTPLDAYPVEGGYVFILVYGSGSDWVQNVLKAGSARLSVDETEVRLGAPRLVAKDEAFQALSSDVSQPPRLLRITEYLRMDLITA; this comes from the coding sequence ATGCCGATGCCGAGATGGTGGGGACATGTCAACAAACGAGTGTTCAACCCGCGTGCAATTTCGAGCGGTAAATGGCCGGTACTGACTCACGTCGGACGCACATCCGGCACGACCTACCGGACACCTCTCGACGCCTATCCGGTCGAGGGTGGCTACGTCTTCATTCTGGTGTACGGATCAGGCTCGGACTGGGTGCAGAACGTCTTGAAAGCGGGAAGTGCTCGACTGTCGGTCGACGAGACGGAGGTGCGCCTTGGCGCCCCGCGCCTCGTCGCGAAAGACGAAGCATTTCAAGCACTTTCCTCAGACGTCTCCCAACCCCCGAGGCTGCTCCGCATCACCGAGTACCTTCGGATGGATCTGATTACGGCCTGA
- the hutG gene encoding formimidoylglutamase encodes MAHQIAVDIEPKPWTGRSDGTTAEHLRWHHAVQPYSAETAPGDCVLIGFSSDEGVRRNKGRRGAADGPDALRAGLASMALAEPLQIQDAGTVAVSGEELEAGQAALGNAVSAALDSGHFPVVLGGGHEIAYGTYLGVAGSELRTAGAKLGILNLDAHFDLRGDPIPSSGTPFRQIAEDEAAAGTSHQYSVIGISQPSNTTALFDTAHRLGVRYLLDEECGAIGRGVVDQFLADFLDDVDLVYLTIDLDVLPAAVAPGVSAPAAYGVSLETIQYVCDRVTSSGKLAVLDVAELNPSLDVDNRTARTAARLIHRIVTKHVPVQR; translated from the coding sequence GTGGCACATCAGATCGCAGTCGACATCGAACCCAAGCCGTGGACCGGGCGCTCCGACGGCACCACTGCCGAGCATCTGCGGTGGCATCATGCCGTGCAACCGTATTCAGCCGAAACAGCTCCCGGCGACTGTGTTCTGATCGGATTCTCCAGCGACGAAGGAGTCCGCCGCAACAAGGGCCGCCGCGGTGCCGCGGATGGCCCGGACGCTTTGCGAGCCGGGTTGGCTTCCATGGCGCTGGCCGAACCACTGCAGATTCAGGACGCCGGAACCGTTGCCGTGTCGGGTGAAGAACTCGAGGCCGGTCAAGCCGCACTCGGGAACGCCGTCAGCGCAGCGCTTGATTCGGGACACTTCCCTGTGGTTCTCGGGGGAGGACACGAAATCGCCTACGGCACATACCTCGGCGTCGCGGGCTCCGAGTTGCGAACCGCTGGAGCCAAACTCGGAATCCTCAACTTGGATGCGCACTTCGACCTGCGGGGCGATCCGATACCCAGCTCCGGCACACCCTTTCGTCAGATCGCCGAGGACGAAGCCGCGGCAGGCACCTCGCATCAGTACAGCGTGATCGGAATCAGCCAACCGAGCAACACCACGGCACTGTTCGACACGGCTCACCGCCTCGGTGTTCGCTATCTGCTCGACGAAGAATGCGGAGCGATCGGCCGAGGCGTCGTGGATCAGTTCCTCGCAGACTTCCTCGACGACGTCGATCTGGTCTACCTGACCATCGACCTCGATGTCCTGCCTGCAGCTGTGGCGCCGGGCGTCAGCGCACCTGCGGCCTACGGAGTCAGCCTCGAAACCATCCAATACGTATGTGACCGAGTCACGTCCAGCGGAAAACTCGCGGTTCTCGATGTCGCCGAACTGAACCCGAGCCTAGACGTCGACAATCGCACTGCCCGAACGGCTGCTCGTCTGATCCACCGGATAGTCACGAAGCACGTGCCGGTTCAGCGCTAG
- the hutU gene encoding urocanate hydratase has protein sequence MEISTPGHEPRPVRAPRGPELTTLGWQQEGALRMLMNNLDPDVAEHPDSLVVYGGTGRAARSWAAFDAMVATLKTLKNDETMLVQSGKPVGVFRTNEWAPRVLIANSNLVGDWANWEEFRRLEDLGLTMYGQMTAGSWIYIGTQGILQGTYETFGAIAKKRYNGSLAGTITLTAGLGGMGGAQPLAVTMNDGVAICVDCDITRIDRRIAHKYLDTKADSIEHALELATAARDAKKPLSIGLEGNAAEIFPALLEMKAPIDIVTDQTSAHDPLAYLPIGIDFGDMKTMSEKDPQKFTEDSRNAMAAHVKAMVGFMDAGAEVFDYGNSIRDEARKAGYDRAFDFPGFVPAYIRPLFEEGLGPFRWAALSGDPKDIEATDKAILELFPENEHLRRWITMAGEKVAFEGLPARICWLGYGERHLAGLKFNEMVASGELSAPIAIGRDHLDSGSVASPYRETESMIDGSDAIADWPLLNALVNTASGASWVSLHQGGGVGMGRSIHAGQVCIADGTELAAKKLEAVLTNDPGMGVIRHADAGYDHAIDTAATRGVRIPMTEN, from the coding sequence ATGGAAATCAGCACCCCCGGCCACGAGCCGCGCCCCGTCCGCGCTCCCCGCGGCCCCGAGCTCACGACGCTCGGTTGGCAGCAGGAGGGTGCCCTGCGCATGCTCATGAACAACCTCGACCCCGATGTTGCCGAGCACCCGGACAGCCTCGTCGTCTACGGCGGAACCGGTCGCGCAGCGCGTAGTTGGGCTGCCTTCGACGCCATGGTCGCCACGCTGAAGACGCTGAAGAACGACGAGACCATGCTGGTGCAGTCCGGCAAGCCGGTCGGTGTCTTCCGCACCAACGAGTGGGCACCGCGAGTGCTGATCGCTAACTCCAACCTGGTCGGTGACTGGGCGAACTGGGAAGAGTTCCGCCGTCTCGAAGACCTCGGCCTGACCATGTACGGCCAGATGACCGCAGGCTCCTGGATTTACATCGGCACCCAGGGAATCCTGCAGGGTACGTACGAGACCTTCGGCGCCATCGCGAAGAAGCGCTACAACGGCTCACTCGCCGGAACGATCACCCTCACTGCGGGTCTCGGCGGCATGGGCGGCGCTCAGCCTCTCGCCGTCACTATGAACGACGGCGTCGCGATCTGCGTCGACTGCGACATCACCCGCATCGACCGTCGTATCGCCCACAAGTACCTCGACACCAAGGCAGACAGCATCGAGCACGCGCTCGAACTGGCGACCGCGGCACGCGATGCCAAGAAGCCACTCTCCATCGGCCTCGAAGGCAATGCGGCAGAGATCTTCCCGGCGCTGCTGGAGATGAAGGCCCCCATCGACATCGTGACCGACCAGACCTCGGCGCACGATCCCCTCGCCTACCTGCCGATCGGCATCGACTTCGGCGACATGAAGACCATGTCGGAGAAGGATCCGCAGAAGTTCACCGAAGATTCCCGCAACGCGATGGCCGCACACGTCAAGGCCATGGTCGGATTCATGGACGCCGGCGCCGAGGTATTCGACTACGGCAACTCCATCCGCGACGAGGCCCGCAAGGCCGGCTACGACCGTGCATTCGACTTCCCCGGATTCGTTCCCGCCTACATCCGTCCGCTCTTCGAAGAAGGCCTCGGCCCCTTCCGCTGGGCAGCGCTCTCGGGTGATCCCAAGGACATCGAGGCCACCGACAAGGCCATCCTCGAACTCTTCCCCGAGAACGAGCACCTGCGCCGCTGGATCACCATGGCCGGCGAAAAGGTTGCCTTCGAAGGCCTTCCGGCTCGTATCTGCTGGCTCGGATACGGTGAGCGCCACCTCGCCGGCCTCAAGTTCAACGAGATGGTGGCCTCGGGCGAGCTCTCCGCACCGATCGCCATCGGCCGCGATCACCTCGACTCCGGATCGGTCGCCTCGCCGTACCGCGAAACCGAATCGATGATCGACGGGTCCGACGCGATCGCCGACTGGCCGCTGCTCAACGCCCTGGTCAACACCGCGTCCGGCGCTTCGTGGGTTTCACTCCACCAAGGCGGCGGCGTCGGGATGGGGCGCTCCATCCACGCGGGACAGGTGTGCATCGCCGACGGCACCGAACTCGCAGCCAAGAAGCTCGAAGCAGTTCTCACCAACGATCCCGGGATGGGTGTCATCCGGCATGCGGATGCAGGATACGACCACGCCATCGACACGGCAGCCACCCGCGGCGTCCGCATCCCGATGACCGAGAACTGA
- a CDS encoding TetR/AcrR family transcriptional regulator — MSRQPRQLLNRTRVIEGAIRVADAGGVEAVTMRRVAQELGIEAMSLYHHVPNKDAILDGVVDAVFEAIDLPDSECVDWRDAIRGRAYSARRVLSQHRWALGLLDSRRSPGSATLRHLDAVLGVLRKAGFTLPMAAHGASLIDSYIGGYVLQEANLPMSAPGDVEEVASDILERLPAEELPFLHEMIVDHGLSPDYDHTNEFAYGLDLILDALEARRG; from the coding sequence GTGTCACGGCAGCCGCGACAGTTGCTGAACAGGACTCGCGTAATCGAGGGTGCGATCCGCGTTGCCGACGCGGGTGGTGTCGAGGCCGTCACGATGCGACGGGTGGCTCAGGAGCTGGGCATCGAGGCGATGTCGCTCTACCACCACGTGCCCAACAAAGATGCGATTCTCGACGGCGTCGTCGATGCGGTCTTCGAGGCGATCGACCTGCCCGACAGTGAGTGTGTGGATTGGCGAGACGCAATTCGTGGACGCGCCTATTCCGCTCGCAGAGTCCTGTCGCAGCACCGTTGGGCTCTCGGTCTGCTGGATTCGCGACGCAGCCCTGGCTCGGCGACCCTGCGTCATCTCGACGCTGTGCTCGGAGTCCTCCGGAAGGCCGGGTTCACACTCCCGATGGCCGCGCACGGAGCCTCGCTGATCGACAGCTATATCGGCGGATATGTTCTCCAGGAGGCGAATCTACCGATGAGCGCACCCGGCGACGTCGAAGAAGTTGCGAGTGACATCCTCGAGCGCCTTCCGGCTGAAGAGTTGCCCTTCCTTCACGAGATGATCGTCGATCACGGTCTGAGTCCTGATTACGACCACACGAATGAGTTCGCCTACGGTCTCGATCTCATCCTCGATGCGCTCGAGGCGCGCCGAGGCTAG